A DNA window from Actinomadura coerulea contains the following coding sequences:
- the nuoN gene encoding NADH-quinone oxidoreductase subunit NuoN — translation MTTTSQVSAVLAQGGDIPAPHIEYGQIAPLLLVLGVAVAGVLVEAFVGRNARYYVQVPLAFLGLAGGFAWTIVLGWRDNPHHVAAEGALGVDGPTLFIQGTILVLALVSLLLIAERGDGRAGGHFAAQASALPGSEAEQRTTEAGFTQTEVFPLMMFAVGGMVMFPAANDLLTMFVALEVMSLPLYLLCGLARRRRLLSQEAAVKYFLLGAFSSAFFLYGAALLYGYAGSVRLSDISAQIGKDAGSETLLLAGVALLSVGLLFKLGGVPFHMWKPDVYQGAPTPITALMASCTVVAAFGGILRVYYVAFETLKWDWRPLMWGVAILTMVAGSIIAITQTDIKRMLAYSSIAHAGFLLMGVIASSADGLSSTMFYLVAYGFTSIGAFAVVTMVRDAGGEAGHLSRWAGLGKRSPVVAGVFAFFLLGFAGIPLTSGFTGKFAVFKAAVEGGATPLVIVAVISSAVAAFFYVRVIVVMFFSEPDAEGPVVVAGPATAVAVALGVTATVVLGVIPQPVLDLAGQATTHMFVR, via the coding sequence ATGACCACCACCAGTCAGGTGAGCGCGGTCCTCGCGCAGGGGGGTGACATCCCCGCGCCGCACATCGAGTACGGGCAGATCGCCCCGCTGCTGCTGGTCCTCGGCGTCGCCGTCGCGGGCGTGCTCGTCGAGGCGTTCGTCGGCCGGAACGCGCGCTACTACGTGCAGGTGCCGCTCGCGTTCCTCGGCCTCGCGGGCGGGTTCGCCTGGACGATCGTGCTGGGGTGGCGCGACAACCCGCACCACGTCGCCGCTGAGGGCGCCCTGGGCGTGGACGGCCCCACCCTGTTCATCCAGGGCACCATCCTGGTGCTGGCCCTGGTCAGCCTCCTGCTCATCGCCGAGCGGGGCGACGGCAGGGCCGGCGGCCACTTCGCCGCGCAGGCCTCCGCCCTGCCCGGCAGCGAGGCCGAGCAGCGCACCACCGAGGCGGGGTTCACCCAGACCGAGGTGTTCCCGCTGATGATGTTCGCCGTCGGCGGCATGGTGATGTTCCCGGCGGCCAACGACCTGCTCACCATGTTCGTGGCGCTGGAGGTCATGTCGCTGCCGCTGTACCTGCTGTGCGGGCTCGCCCGCCGGCGCCGCCTCCTCTCCCAGGAGGCGGCGGTCAAGTACTTCCTGCTCGGCGCGTTCTCCTCGGCGTTCTTCCTGTACGGGGCGGCGCTGCTGTACGGGTACGCCGGGTCCGTCCGGCTGTCGGACATCTCCGCGCAGATCGGCAAGGACGCGGGCAGCGAGACCCTGCTCCTCGCGGGCGTCGCGCTGCTGTCGGTCGGGCTGCTGTTCAAGCTCGGCGGCGTCCCCTTCCACATGTGGAAGCCGGACGTCTACCAGGGCGCCCCCACGCCGATCACGGCGCTGATGGCGTCCTGCACCGTCGTCGCGGCGTTCGGCGGAATCCTGCGCGTCTACTACGTCGCGTTCGAGACGCTGAAGTGGGACTGGCGGCCCCTCATGTGGGGTGTGGCCATTCTCACCATGGTCGCCGGATCGATCATCGCGATCACGCAGACCGACATCAAGCGGATGCTGGCCTACTCCTCCATCGCGCACGCGGGCTTCCTGCTCATGGGCGTGATCGCCAGCTCCGCGGACGGCCTGTCCAGCACGATGTTCTACCTGGTCGCCTACGGCTTCACCTCGATCGGCGCGTTCGCCGTCGTGACGATGGTGCGGGACGCCGGCGGCGAGGCCGGCCACCTGTCGCGGTGGGCGGGCCTCGGCAAGCGGTCCCCGGTGGTCGCGGGCGTGTTCGCCTTCTTCCTCCTGGGCTTCGCGGGCATCCCGCTGACCAGCGGCTTCACCGGGAAGTTCGCGGTGTTCAAGGCGGCCGTCGAGGGCGGCGCCACGCCCCTGGTGATCGTCGCCGTGATCTCCTCCGCGGTCGCCGCGTTCTTCTACGTCCGTGTGATCGTCGTCATGTTCTTCAGCGAGCCGGACGCCGAGGGCCCGGTCGTGGTGGCCGGCCCGGCGACCGCGGTCGCGGTCGCGCTCGGCGTGACGGCTACTGTGGTACTCGGCGTGATCCCGCAGCCCGTTCTGGACCTCGCGGGGCAGGCCACGACCCACATGTTCGTCCGGTAG
- a CDS encoding NADH-quinone oxidoreductase subunit M, translating to MSDFPWLSVLIALPLVGAVLLSVIPREREALVKRFSLGVSLVVAVLAGVMASGFDAGGARFQFTEKYWWIKEFGVHWAVGVDGVALVLILLSVVLVPLVMLASWSEADRSGGVDVPAKRSVKTYFALLLTMEAAMIGVFAATDVFLFYVFFEAMLIPVYFIIGYYGGAQRSYAAVKFLLYSLFGGLLMLVAVIWLYPLSSRSVDAGGLGQGTFMFDELSKMNIDPTTAKWLFLGFFVAFAIKAPMVPVHTWLPDAAQQSPAGALVLIVGVLDKVGTYGMLRFCLELFPGAAKWATPVVLGFAVLSIIYGAVLAIGQVDMKRLIAYTSVSHFGFIVLGIFAMTSQGQSGAALYMVNHGFSTGALFLVVGFMIVRRRSARISDFGGVQKVAPVLAGMFLIAGLSALSLPGLSTFVSEFLVIVGTFSRYEWAGALAVSGVVLAAIYVLWMYQRTMGGPKAPAVEGMKDLSAREKWALAPIIAIIVAMGFFPQPVLHVINPSVDHTLARVDQHDPAPDITGNVAENGARP from the coding sequence ATGAGCGACTTTCCCTGGCTGAGCGTCCTCATCGCGCTGCCACTGGTCGGCGCGGTGCTGCTCAGCGTCATTCCCCGCGAGCGGGAGGCGCTGGTCAAGCGGTTCTCGCTCGGCGTCTCCCTCGTCGTCGCGGTCCTCGCCGGGGTCATGGCGTCGGGCTTCGACGCGGGCGGCGCCCGGTTCCAGTTCACCGAGAAGTACTGGTGGATCAAGGAGTTCGGCGTCCACTGGGCGGTCGGCGTCGACGGCGTCGCGCTGGTGCTGATCCTGCTGTCGGTGGTCCTCGTCCCGCTGGTCATGCTGGCGTCGTGGAGCGAGGCCGACCGGTCCGGGGGCGTGGACGTCCCGGCGAAGCGGTCGGTGAAGACGTACTTCGCGCTGCTGCTGACGATGGAAGCGGCCATGATCGGCGTGTTCGCCGCGACGGACGTGTTCCTGTTCTACGTCTTCTTCGAGGCGATGCTCATCCCGGTGTACTTCATCATCGGGTACTACGGCGGCGCCCAGCGGTCCTACGCCGCGGTGAAGTTCCTGCTGTACTCGCTGTTCGGCGGGCTGCTGATGCTCGTCGCCGTCATCTGGCTGTACCCGCTGTCGAGCCGGTCGGTCGACGCGGGCGGCCTCGGGCAGGGCACGTTCATGTTCGACGAGCTGTCGAAGATGAACATCGACCCGACGACGGCCAAGTGGCTGTTCCTCGGCTTCTTCGTCGCGTTCGCGATCAAGGCGCCGATGGTGCCGGTGCACACCTGGCTGCCGGACGCGGCGCAGCAGTCCCCGGCGGGCGCGCTCGTGCTGATCGTCGGCGTCCTGGACAAGGTCGGCACCTACGGGATGCTCCGGTTCTGCCTGGAGCTGTTCCCCGGCGCCGCCAAGTGGGCGACCCCGGTCGTGCTGGGGTTCGCGGTGCTCAGCATCATCTACGGCGCCGTCCTCGCGATCGGCCAGGTCGACATGAAGCGCCTCATCGCCTACACGTCGGTGTCGCACTTCGGGTTCATCGTCCTCGGCATCTTCGCGATGACGTCGCAGGGCCAGTCCGGCGCGGCGCTCTACATGGTGAACCACGGGTTCTCCACCGGCGCGCTGTTCCTCGTCGTCGGCTTCATGATCGTCCGGCGGCGGTCGGCGCGGATCTCCGACTTCGGCGGGGTGCAGAAGGTCGCGCCCGTCCTCGCCGGGATGTTCCTGATCGCCGGCCTGTCCGCGCTGTCGCTGCCCGGCCTGTCCACGTTCGTCTCGGAGTTCCTCGTCATCGTCGGGACGTTCAGCCGGTACGAGTGGGCGGGCGCGCTCGCGGTGAGCGGCGTCGTGCTCGCGGCCATCTACGTCCTGTGGATGTACCAGCGGACCATGGGCGGCCCGAAGGCGCCCGCGGTCGAGGGCATGAAGGACCTGTCCGCCCGGGAGAAGTGGGCCCTCGCCCCGATCATCGCGATCATCGTGGCGATGGGCTTCTTCCCGCAGCCGGTGCTGCACGTGATCAACCCGTCGGTGGACCACACGCTGGCGCGGGTCGACCAGCACGACCCGGCGCCGGACATCACCGGTAACGTCGCCGAGAACGGAGCCCGTCCATGA
- the nuoL gene encoding NADH-quinone oxidoreductase subunit L translates to MKAEGIQAASWLLVALPLAGAAILLLGGRRTDRWGHLLGAAMSLASFAVGAAMFAQMLGYDAEARRRTLHLWDFIDVGTFKVGMDLLVDPLSITFVLLITGVGSLIHIYSIGYMAEDPDRRRFFAYLNLFLASMLVLVLGGNFLILFLGWEGVGLASYLLIGFWQHKPTAATAAKKAFVVNRVGDMGLIIAIALIFASFGSIDFGSVLGTGAEHVGLASKLGTGTATAIGLLLLVGACGKSAQLPLQSWLLDAMEGPTPVSALIHAATMVTAGVYLIVRAGPIFEMSETAQLVVTIVGAATLLAGAIIGCGKDDIKKALAGSTMSQIGYMVLAAGLGPAGYVFAIAHLVAHGFFKAGLFLGAGSVMHGMKDDVNMRHYGALRTVMVITYATFGLGYLAIIGFPGLSGWFTKDGIIEAAYAKGGTSGMILGSCALVGAGITAYYMSRVMFMTFFGEKRWEDDVHPHESPAVMTWPLMLLAVGSVFAGGFLVLGGFPEFIEPVVGAPEHAHEFKWLTAPGAATFVLMIVGAGIAWMQYGARKVPREAPKGSFVTVAARKDLYGDALNESLLMRPGQWLTRLAVWFDGRGVDGAVNGTAAGVGGSSGRLRRVQTGFARSYALSMLGGAALVVAALLVVNVS, encoded by the coding sequence ATGAAAGCGGAAGGCATCCAGGCCGCGTCCTGGCTCCTCGTCGCGCTCCCGCTGGCGGGCGCGGCGATCCTCCTGCTGGGGGGACGGCGGACCGACAGGTGGGGCCACCTGCTCGGCGCCGCGATGTCGCTGGCGTCGTTCGCGGTGGGCGCCGCGATGTTCGCGCAGATGCTCGGGTACGACGCCGAGGCCCGGCGCCGCACCCTGCACCTGTGGGACTTCATCGACGTCGGCACGTTCAAGGTCGGCATGGACCTGCTGGTGGACCCGCTGTCCATCACCTTCGTCCTGCTGATCACCGGGGTGGGCTCGCTCATCCACATCTACTCCATCGGCTACATGGCCGAGGACCCCGACCGGCGCCGCTTCTTCGCCTACCTGAACCTGTTCCTGGCGTCGATGCTGGTGCTGGTCCTGGGCGGCAACTTCCTGATCCTGTTCCTCGGCTGGGAGGGCGTCGGTCTCGCCTCCTACCTGCTGATCGGGTTCTGGCAGCACAAGCCGACGGCCGCGACCGCCGCGAAGAAGGCCTTCGTCGTCAACCGGGTCGGCGACATGGGGCTGATCATCGCGATCGCGCTGATCTTCGCCTCGTTCGGCAGCATCGACTTCGGCTCGGTGCTCGGCACCGGCGCCGAGCACGTGGGGCTCGCCTCCAAGCTCGGCACCGGCACCGCGACGGCCATCGGCCTGCTGCTCCTGGTCGGCGCGTGCGGCAAGTCGGCGCAGCTCCCGCTGCAGTCCTGGCTGCTGGACGCGATGGAGGGCCCGACCCCGGTGTCGGCCCTCATCCACGCCGCCACGATGGTCACCGCGGGCGTCTACCTGATCGTCCGAGCCGGGCCGATCTTCGAGATGTCCGAGACCGCGCAGCTGGTGGTGACGATCGTCGGCGCGGCCACGCTGCTGGCCGGTGCGATCATCGGTTGCGGCAAGGACGACATCAAGAAGGCCCTCGCCGGATCGACGATGTCGCAGATCGGCTACATGGTGCTGGCCGCCGGGCTCGGCCCGGCGGGCTACGTCTTCGCCATCGCGCACCTCGTCGCGCACGGCTTCTTCAAGGCGGGCCTGTTCCTCGGCGCCGGCTCGGTCATGCACGGCATGAAGGACGACGTGAACATGCGCCACTACGGCGCGCTGCGCACGGTCATGGTGATCACCTACGCGACGTTCGGGCTCGGGTACCTCGCCATCATCGGGTTCCCCGGCCTGTCCGGCTGGTTCACCAAGGACGGCATCATCGAGGCCGCCTACGCCAAGGGCGGCACGTCCGGGATGATCCTCGGCTCCTGCGCCCTGGTCGGCGCCGGGATCACCGCGTACTACATGTCGCGGGTCATGTTCATGACGTTCTTCGGCGAGAAGCGCTGGGAGGACGACGTCCACCCGCACGAGTCGCCCGCCGTCATGACCTGGCCGCTGATGCTGCTCGCGGTCGGCTCCGTCTTCGCGGGCGGGTTCCTCGTCCTCGGCGGCTTCCCCGAGTTCATCGAACCGGTCGTCGGGGCGCCCGAGCACGCGCACGAGTTCAAGTGGCTCACCGCGCCCGGCGCCGCCACCTTCGTCCTGATGATCGTCGGTGCCGGGATCGCCTGGATGCAGTACGGCGCCCGCAAGGTGCCGCGCGAGGCGCCCAAGGGCTCGTTCGTCACCGTCGCGGCCCGCAAGGACCTCTACGGCGACGCGCTCAACGAGTCGCTGCTGATGCGCCCCGGCCAGTGGCTGACCCGGCTCGCGGTCTGGTTCGACGGGCGCGGCGTCGACGGCGCCGTCAACGGGACGGCCGCCGGCGTCGGCGGCAGCTCCGGCCGGCTCCGGCGCGTCCAGACCGGCTTCGCCCGCTCCTACGCCCTCTCGATGCTGGGCGGCGCGGCCCTCGTGGTCGCGGCGCTCCTGGTGGTGAACGTGTCATGA
- the nuoK gene encoding NADH-quinone oxidoreductase subunit NuoK, which translates to MSPGHYLALSAVLFTIGALGVLVRRNAIVVFMCVELMLNATNLAFVSFSRMHGNLDGQIIAFFVMVVAAAEVVVGLAIIMTIFRTRRSSSVDDANLLKY; encoded by the coding sequence ATGAGCCCGGGGCACTACCTGGCGCTCTCGGCGGTCCTGTTCACCATCGGAGCGCTCGGCGTCCTCGTGCGCCGCAACGCCATCGTGGTGTTCATGTGCGTCGAGCTGATGCTGAACGCGACGAACCTTGCGTTCGTCTCGTTCTCCCGAATGCACGGCAACCTGGACGGCCAGATCATCGCCTTCTTCGTGATGGTGGTGGCCGCGGCGGAGGTCGTGGTGGGTCTGGCGATCATCATGACCATCTTCCGGACCCGCAGGTCCTCGTCGGTCGACGACGCGAACCTGCTGAAGTACTGA
- a CDS encoding NADH-quinone oxidoreductase subunit J encodes MTGSIAGAHVLAAEVADKQSGEPFFFWLLAIVSVLAALGMIFMRKAVHSALLLATVMLCLAALYAIQNAPFLAFVQVIVYTGAVLMLFLFVLMLVGVSSTDSLVETIRGQRFWAVIAAVGFLVLLSVGVGNAALGGSAGLTQANSEGNVVGLARLLFSKYVFAFEATSALLITAALGAMVLAHRERTEPKATQKDLSRQRFLSGSHPGPLPGPGTYARHNAVDMPALLPDGTPSELSVNPVIAARTDTAERHPDLYGGSEEEALERDVAAVKAVTEDVRDTDAEARSVKSGTPAAGGGASEGEAGE; translated from the coding sequence GTGACCGGCTCCATCGCGGGCGCGCACGTGCTCGCCGCCGAGGTCGCCGACAAGCAGTCCGGCGAGCCGTTCTTCTTCTGGCTGCTGGCGATCGTCTCGGTGCTCGCCGCGCTCGGCATGATCTTCATGCGGAAGGCGGTGCACTCGGCGCTGCTGCTGGCGACCGTGATGCTCTGCCTGGCCGCGCTGTACGCGATCCAGAACGCGCCCTTCCTGGCGTTCGTCCAGGTGATCGTCTACACCGGCGCGGTGCTGATGCTGTTCCTGTTCGTGCTGATGCTCGTCGGGGTCAGTTCCACCGACTCGCTGGTGGAGACGATCCGGGGCCAGCGGTTCTGGGCCGTGATCGCCGCGGTCGGCTTCCTCGTCCTGCTCAGCGTCGGGGTCGGCAACGCCGCGCTCGGCGGCTCGGCCGGACTGACCCAGGCCAACTCCGAGGGCAACGTCGTCGGGCTGGCCCGGCTGCTGTTCTCCAAGTACGTGTTCGCGTTCGAGGCGACCAGCGCCCTGCTGATCACCGCGGCGCTGGGCGCTATGGTGCTGGCGCACCGGGAGCGCACCGAGCCGAAGGCGACGCAGAAGGACCTGTCGCGGCAGCGGTTCCTGTCCGGCTCCCACCCGGGCCCGCTGCCGGGCCCCGGCACCTACGCCCGGCACAACGCCGTCGACATGCCGGCGCTGCTCCCCGACGGGACGCCCTCGGAACTGTCGGTCAACCCGGTCATCGCTGCCCGCACCGACACCGCGGAGCGGCACCCCGACCTGTACGGCGGCTCCGAGGAGGAGGCCCTCGAACGGGACGTGGCCGCGGTCAAGGCGGTCACCGAGGACGTCCGCGACACCGATGCCGAGGCGCGCTCGGTCAAGTCGGGGACGCCCGCCGCCGGCGGCGGCGCGAGTGAAGGCGAGGCAGGAGAATGA